From Thermococcus sp.:
TTGAAGCGGCGCTCTCGCTCGGGATGTCAAAATGGAAGATAATCCGCCACGTCACGTTCCCCCAGGCCTTCAGGATAATGCTGCCGAGCTGGACGAACGAGATGGTCTACCTGCTGAAGTACTCCTCGCTGGCGATGCTCCTGGCAGTCCCGGAGCTCATGTACAAGGCCAGCGTGGTCGCCTCAGAGACGTTCCTATACGCCCAGATATACCTCCTCGTTGCCGGCATCTACCTGGTCTTCGCGACGCTGATAATCCAGGCGATGAGGAGGGTAGAGCTGCGGCTCCACATACCGGGCGTTACGACGATAAAGCGCTGAGATCCCGGAGGTCTAGAACTCCACCCCCTGCCTCGCCAGGGTCCCCCTCTGGTAGGGGTGCTTTATTTCTTTCATCTCCGTCACGTAGTCTGCGAGCTCAAAGAGCTCCTCCGGGCAGTAGCGGCCGGTGAGGACGAGCTCCGTGTTCTCAGCTTTGTTTTCAATGAGCCCCTTTACCTCCTCGACGCCCAGCATCTTGAAGCCGAGGGCGACGCATATTTCATCGAGGATCACCAGGTCCCACTCGCCGCTCGAAACGACCTCCCTGGCGCGTTCTAAAGCCTTCCTGGCGGCCTCTATGTCGTCCGGTTCGGGCTTTCCGTGGACGAACTTCGGCAGGCCGAAGGACTCTATAAAAGCTCCGCACTCCCTTATCTTCTTCTGCTCGCCGTAGACGTCGGGGGCTTTCATGAACTGTATGATTATCACCCTCCCGCCGGAGCCGAGCATCCTGACGGCTAATCCAAAGGCGGCGGTCGTCTTTCCCTTCCCGTTGCCGGTGTAGACGTGCACAAGACCGAGTTTATCCTTCCATGACATGGGTTCCACCGGATGGATATAATCGCCGGGGTTTTTAGGGGTTTGTATATTCCAGACTTCAAGAAGCCAAACTTTAAAAACCGTATGAGTGGTAAAATAGTTAGATATTTTAACCGATGGGGATGTCTAATGGACAAGTTAAATGACAAAGTGCCACGAAGTTTCATAAAGTTACCTCTAAGACAGAGATATACCTCCCAAGATGATACACTAAATGAGTTTTTCATTCCCGTTATTGCTAACTCAAAATATTATTACCGTGCGAGTGGATATTTCTCCTCCTCAATTCTTGCCGCTGCCGCGAGAGGACTCGTTCACTTCATAAAAAAGGGAGAGAAAATGTACCTAATAACAGGGGTCTTATTGTCACAAAAAGACGTTGAAGCCATTAATAACGGATTAGCAACTCCACCTGAAATTATCGAGCAAAAGCTCCTAAAAGAACTTGAGGAAACAGATTTCGAAGATGTGATCATAAAAAGGCGACTAGAAGTCCTGGCATGGCTAGTCTCGCAGGGAAAATTGGAAATCAAACTAGCTATACCCTTTGAAAATGACAAAATAAAATCTTCTCCAACAGGAGAAGCAATCTGGCATAGCAAATTCGCAATTTTCGAAGATTTTTACGGCAATAAATTGCATATAGAGGGTTCAATAAACGAGACTGCAAAAGGATGGATTGACAACGCAGAATCATTCTCGGTTCATAGAAGTTGGATAGAGGGCGAGAGAGGGTACATACTATCAGCAGAGGAGGAGTTTTGGGCAACATGGAATAATATCAATCCAAAGGTGCGTACTTACACAATCCCCGATGCAGTGAAACAAAAACTGGTGAGAATTGCCCCCAAAGATATCAAGGAGATCGTGGATCCAGAGGAAGTTCTGAGAAAAAGAAGCTCTTCGAAGAAACTTATTAAACTCTGGCCTCACCAAGAAGAGGCCATCCAGGCGTGGTATAATAATGGAAGAAAAGGAATTCTATCCATGGCTACCGGAAGTGGAAAGACTCTAGCGGCATTGTTTGCCATCAAGAGATTACCCAAAGATGCGTTTGTGATATTACTAGTCCCCTCAAAAGAGCTTGTAACACAGTGGATAAAGGAAATCAAAAGAGTTTTCCCAGAATCACCGATAATAATTTGCTCAAGCCAAAATCCGGGCTGGAAAAGTACCCTAAAGGAGTTCATATTGGCATACCAACAGAAAAGAAATAAAAAATTCATAATATCAACAATTCGTTCTGCAAGCTCGGATACATTTATAGAGATTATCAATCAAAAACTTGGAGAAAAATACGTTCTTATAGCGGACGAAGTTCACAGGCTTGGGGCTAAAAAAAGTAGGAGAATCATGAAAGATCTCGAACCAGCATTAGGACGACTGGGATTAAGTGCTACGCCCACAAGAATCTGGGATGATGTTGGAACTGACATGATCATGAAATATTTTGGGGGTATAATCTATGAATACTCATTAAGAGATGCCATCAGAGACGGGAGGATAGTCCCATACGAGTACTATATTGAAATCGTGCCGCTAACAGAAGAAGAGCTGTATGAATACAAAGATATCTCACGGGGGATCTACCGGAAGTATAAAAGTATTCTAACTAAGTACAAGCTACCAGAAAACACACCTCTCAAGGAAATCTTAGTCAGATTAGAGGATAAAACAGAAGTCAAAACGATTCAGAGCTTGCTATTAAAGCGAGCAAACATTATCAAAAAAGCAGAGAATAAGATTCAAAAAACAATAGAGATCCTCGAGAAAGAGGGTGATAAACTAGGCCGGTGTCTCATCTACTGTCAAGACACCGAGCAGTTAGAGCTTCTGGCAAAAGAGATGTCAAGAAGAGGATACAAGTTTCTAAAATACTTAGGAGTGCAGGAAAAAGAAAAGAAAGCCGAACACCTGCGCCTTTTTGAAGAAGGTATTGTCAAGTTTCTTTTGTCTATTAGATGTTTAGATGAAGGCGTCGATATTCCAGCCAGTGACTCAGCAATAATCCTGGCTAGCAGCAAGAATCCCCGGGAATTTATCCAACGGAGAGGAAGAGTGCTTAGAAAGGCCCCAAATAAAGAAAAAGCAATTATCTACGATCTTTTCGTTTTTCCATATGATGAAACATACAATTATGACATCGAACCGACTGAGATTGAGATCTTTGAGAGAGAACTTAACAGGAGCTTGATATTTCTAGAAAGTGCCGTAAATTCTGAGGGTACCTTAATTAAGCTTTTGAGATTATACCGCAAATTAGCATCGTTAAGTAGGGGGGATTTCAATGTCAGTTGATATTGAGGAATTTAAAGAAATTGTTCGTATCTATGACTCTGAGTTAGAGCTTGTAATTCCAAAGGAAGACTACGAAATATTGAAACAGATCGCTGATAAGCGTTCTATCCCTGTTGAAGTGCTATTCGAGATCATAATACGAGAAGAAAAAGCTGTGAAAATCGGGAAAAAGAGAGGAGTCAGAAAAGATCTGATGAGAATTATAACCAACTACTTCAATCGTAATATTGGTTGAGGGGGATAAGATATGCGGCTACAAAAGATCGTCATGAAGAATTTCAAACCGTATCGAGAACAGATCGAGATAACCTTGAACCGCGATTGCACCCAAGCAAACAAACACATATTCGTAATTTATGGGGGTAATGGATTCGGAAAAACTTCATTACTAGATGCAATTTACTGGGGGCTCTTTGGACAGAAAGCACGTAAAACACAGTTACTGTTTAATGATAAAGAAGCGAAAAGGAAGAAGACTGAAATGTTTGTTGAACTGACCTTTTATGATGAAGTTCTGGACAGAACATATGTTATATTTAGAAAGGCAACAAAAACAGCTACCTCTATTCATGAGACTCTAGAAGTAATAGTTAACGGAGAAGCCATCGTTGGTGACCCACTTCTTAAGCAGGAGTATATTGAACAATATATAATGCCATATGAGATCAGCAGATTTTTCTTTTTTGATGCAGAAGACGTGAAAACCCTTGCTAGAGAGCAAGGTGGCGACACCGTTAAGGATTCTGTTGAATTGCTCCTAGGACTGAAGGCTATTAGGGAATCAATTGAAGATATGGATAATGTACGACAAGATCTAGAAAAACAAAGAAAAAAGTATCTAAAAGAGGAGGGCAAGCTTCAAGAAATTGGACGGAAACTAAACGAGGTATCTGAAAAACTGGAACTATACAAGAAGAGATATGAGAATGTTAAAGCAGAGTTAAAGAGTAAAAAGGAGAAACTATCACAACTAAGGAAAGACCTCGCTGAATTCGGGTACGAGGAAATCAAAAAGCTAGCAGAAAAAAGAGATGCCCTAGAACTAAAACTAAAGAGTCTAACAGAAAAAAAAAGAGGAGATCATGAGAGAAATTGAAGAACTCAGTGCTAACATTCATCTTTTAATTCTCAAATCCGAGCTAACTGAAGCTGCTCAGGAAATTGAAAAGGAATTAAGAAAACTGCAAAAAAAGCGGGCCGGATTAAGAGAGTTAAATCTCAAAATGCAGCTCTTGGAAGAACTTTTAGAAGAGTCGAAGTGCCCAGTATGTGGAAAAATGATATCGGAACTGGACACTCCTTCAATAGAGGTCGAACTGGGGAGACTAAGGAGTGAGTACCCTCAAATATCCGAGAAATTGAAGAATATTGAGGATAAGTACTATAAATATCACAACCTGCACTCTCAGATTTTACAAAAGCTGAAAGAGATTGAGCGCCTTTCCACTGGAAATATTTATGAACTCCGTATAAAATTGCACGAAAAAGAAGAGGAAATCACTAATCTGCAAAAGCAGATAAGGAGAATAAGTGAAACCCTGAAAAATGCTGGTATCTCTCTTGTATCCCAAACAGAAAACAAGATTTCAGAGCTGCAGTATGAGATAGGCAAGCTTGAAGGGGAGGCCGGCAGACTCTCAGGCGATATCGAAAAATTAGAAAATGAAAAGAAAAGGCTAGAAAAGAAGTTGAAACTATACATGTCCAAGGGCTCTGAATTATCTGAAGTCGAAGCTAAAATTGAGTTTGTGGATAACATCAAAGCTGCATTAGAAGAATATTTAGAGTATATGATCGAAAAGAGAAGGAAGGAAATTATAGAAACGTCTTCAGAAATATTCCTCAAGCTGACAAACAAAAAAGAGGAATATGTTGGATTTGAATTTAGCAGTCAAAATGACTACAAGTTTCAAATTGTGTGCAAAGATGGGTCTAGACCTGACATGGACACAATTTCCTATGGGGAGATGGAAGTCGTCGCGTTAAGTTTTATACTCGGCCTTAATAAGTATTCCCAGATCAAAGCCCCAATTATTACTGATACATTGTTTGGACGACTAAGTCCATATGTCCAGGAGAACATTGCTGAACTTTTCTCAGAAATGGATAACC
This genomic window contains:
- a CDS encoding DEAD/DEAH box helicase family protein, with product MDIIAGVFRGLYIPDFKKPNFKNRMSGKIVRYFNRWGCLMDKLNDKVPRSFIKLPLRQRYTSQDDTLNEFFIPVIANSKYYYRASGYFSSSILAAAARGLVHFIKKGEKMYLITGVLLSQKDVEAINNGLATPPEIIEQKLLKELEETDFEDVIIKRRLEVLAWLVSQGKLEIKLAIPFENDKIKSSPTGEAIWHSKFAIFEDFYGNKLHIEGSINETAKGWIDNAESFSVHRSWIEGERGYILSAEEEFWATWNNINPKVRTYTIPDAVKQKLVRIAPKDIKEIVDPEEVLRKRSSSKKLIKLWPHQEEAIQAWYNNGRKGILSMATGSGKTLAALFAIKRLPKDAFVILLVPSKELVTQWIKEIKRVFPESPIIICSSQNPGWKSTLKEFILAYQQKRNKKFIISTIRSASSDTFIEIINQKLGEKYVLIADEVHRLGAKKSRRIMKDLEPALGRLGLSATPTRIWDDVGTDMIMKYFGGIIYEYSLRDAIRDGRIVPYEYYIEIVPLTEEELYEYKDISRGIYRKYKSILTKYKLPENTPLKEILVRLEDKTEVKTIQSLLLKRANIIKKAENKIQKTIEILEKEGDKLGRCLIYCQDTEQLELLAKEMSRRGYKFLKYLGVQEKEKKAEHLRLFEEGIVKFLLSIRCLDEGVDIPASDSAIILASSKNPREFIQRRGRVLRKAPNKEKAIIYDLFVFPYDETYNYDIEPTEIEIFERELNRSLIFLESAVNSEGTLIKLLRLYRKLASLSRGDFNVS
- a CDS encoding AAA family ATPase, yielding MRLQKIVMKNFKPYREQIEITLNRDCTQANKHIFVIYGGNGFGKTSLLDAIYWGLFGQKARKTQLLFNDKEAKRKKTEMFVELTFYDEVLDRTYVIFRKATKTATSIHETLEVIVNGEAIVGDPLLKQEYIEQYIMPYEISRFFFFDAEDVKTLAREQGGDTVKDSVELLLGLKAIRESIEDMDNVRQDLEKQRKKYLKEEGKLQEIGRKLNEVSEKLELYKKRYENVKAELKSKKEKLSQLRKDLAEFGYEEIKKLAEKRDALELKLKSLTEKKRGDHERN
- the cobO gene encoding cob(I)yrinic acid a,c-diamide adenosyltransferase — its product is MSWKDKLGLVHVYTGNGKGKTTAAFGLAVRMLGSGGRVIIIQFMKAPDVYGEQKKIRECGAFIESFGLPKFVHGKPEPDDIEAARKALERAREVVSSGEWDLVILDEICVALGFKMLGVEEVKGLIENKAENTELVLTGRYCPEELFELADYVTEMKEIKHPYQRGTLARQGVEF